One Helicobacter ganmani genomic region harbors:
- the purL gene encoding phosphoribosylformylglycinamidine synthase subunit PurL, producing MENLSQVLKQHKLAQEDYHKILSILGREPNLVELGIFSAMWSEHCSYKSSKIYLNGFPTRAPWVLQGPGENAGVIDIGGGYGAVFKMESHNHPSFIEPYAGAATGVGGIMRDIFTMGARVVASLNSIRFGDITKKDSIGAKHRYLLRGVVAGIGGYGNCMGVPTIGGEMSFEPSYEGNILVNAFSLGIVKNDEIFYGKAEGIGNPVIYVGSKTGRDGLGGAVMSSDSFSEDSKSLRPTVQVGDPFTEKLLLEACLELFKQDLIVGIQDMGAAGLTSSSFEMAGRSGSGMVMHLDKVPMREEGMTPYELMLSESQERMLICAKKGCEARIIEIFSKWELDCAIIGEVTNSGKMELFWYNEKCAEIPIAPLSEKAPVLERPVSKNPHYLDSIVSLDEKSLRTQESQKVFESLLKSPEICDKAWVYTQYDSTVQTNTIIPSGAGGASVIRVKENGKGLGMSVACQSRLCYLNPREGAKQAVAKVGRDISLRGGRALAITDCLNFGSPENPEVMWQFKESCEGIKEACKTLNTPVVSGNVSLYNQTNGKDIYPTPSIAGVGVIDAVNNVLSSHFKEAGLEIYRLASQGIQPKFGASLVAKYFGNSFKGEIAKINLQDELFLWNFLNVANEYGLLKAAVDIYQGGLALALTKACIRGNIGVTTTKKLSFDELFGEAPTQILLAIESQNLERVISLLKNSNLSLTKVAILGGETLQIGDITMPLHNANQIFYQQFQNIIETL from the coding sequence ATGGAAAACCTATCCCAAGTCTTGAAGCAACATAAATTAGCACAAGAGGATTATCATAAAATTTTAAGTATCTTAGGACGAGAACCTAATCTTGTAGAACTTGGTATCTTTTCGGCTATGTGGAGCGAACATTGTAGCTATAAATCTAGTAAAATTTATCTTAATGGCTTTCCTACACGCGCTCCTTGGGTTCTTCAAGGACCAGGAGAAAACGCTGGTGTCATTGATATTGGAGGAGGATATGGAGCAGTCTTTAAAATGGAATCTCACAACCACCCAAGCTTCATTGAACCCTATGCGGGAGCTGCAACGGGCGTAGGTGGAATTATGCGTGATATTTTTACAATGGGTGCTAGAGTCGTTGCGAGCTTAAACTCCATTCGCTTCGGCGATATTACCAAGAAAGATTCCATAGGCGCGAAGCACCGCTATTTGTTGCGTGGCGTTGTCGCTGGAATCGGAGGTTATGGAAATTGTATGGGTGTGCCAACTATTGGCGGGGAGATGAGTTTTGAACCTAGTTATGAAGGAAATATCCTTGTCAATGCCTTTTCTCTTGGAATTGTTAAAAATGATGAAATATTTTATGGTAAAGCAGAGGGAATCGGAAACCCTGTGATTTATGTCGGCTCTAAAACAGGACGCGATGGCTTGGGCGGGGCGGTAATGAGTAGTGATTCTTTCAGTGAGGATTCTAAATCCTTGCGCCCAACGGTGCAAGTGGGCGACCCTTTTACTGAAAAGTTACTTTTGGAAGCTTGTTTGGAGCTTTTTAAACAAGATTTAATTGTTGGAATCCAAGATATGGGAGCAGCAGGACTTACAAGCTCTAGCTTTGAAATGGCAGGACGCAGTGGAAGCGGAATGGTAATGCACTTAGATAAAGTGCCTATGCGAGAAGAGGGAATGACGCCTTATGAGCTAATGCTTAGTGAATCTCAAGAGCGTATGCTAATCTGTGCCAAAAAAGGCTGTGAAGCAAGAATTATAGAAATTTTTTCCAAATGGGAATTAGATTGTGCAATTATCGGTGAAGTAACTAATAGCGGCAAAATGGAACTCTTTTGGTATAACGAAAAATGCGCAGAGATTCCTATTGCTCCTTTGAGTGAAAAAGCACCTGTGCTAGAAAGACCCGTGAGCAAAAATCCGCATTATTTGGATTCTATCGTATCTTTAGATGAGAAAAGCTTGCGCACACAGGAATCTCAAAAAGTTTTTGAATCTCTGCTTAAAAGCCCAGAAATCTGCGACAAAGCTTGGGTTTATACACAATATGATTCTACCGTGCAAACCAATACAATTATTCCTAGTGGAGCGGGCGGTGCAAGCGTAATTCGCGTCAAGGAAAATGGCAAAGGTTTAGGAATGAGTGTAGCGTGCCAAAGCCGATTATGCTATCTTAATCCAAGAGAGGGAGCAAAGCAAGCTGTGGCAAAAGTTGGACGTGATATTTCCTTGCGTGGCGGGCGTGCTTTGGCAATCACGGATTGCTTGAACTTTGGCAGCCCAGAGAATCCAGAAGTAATGTGGCAATTTAAAGAATCTTGCGAGGGCATTAAAGAGGCTTGTAAAACCCTCAATACACCTGTTGTTAGCGGTAATGTCAGCCTTTATAATCAAACCAACGGCAAAGATATTTATCCTACACCAAGTATTGCGGGAGTGGGCGTAATTGACGCGGTGAATAATGTCCTTTCTTCACATTTCAAAGAAGCCGGATTAGAAATCTATCGTCTTGCCTCGCAAGGAATCCAGCCAAAATTTGGCGCAAGCTTGGTTGCAAAATATTTTGGTAATTCTTTCAAAGGCGAGATTGCAAAAATCAATTTGCAAGATGAGCTTTTCCTATGGAATTTCCTCAATGTTGCCAATGAATATGGATTGCTTAAAGCAGCAGTAGATATTTATCAAGGAGGTCTAGCATTAGCATTAACAAAAGCTTGCATAAGAGGAAATATCGGTGTTACAACCACAAAAAAGCTTAGCTTTGATGAGCTTTTTGGCGAAGCACCGACACAGATTTTGCTTGCCATAGAATCGCAAAATCTTGAAAGGGTTATTTCTTTGCTTAAAAATTCAAACTTGAGTTTAACCAAAGTCGCAATACTTGGTGGAGAAACACTCCAGATTGGCGACATTACAATGCCACTCCATAATGCAAATCAAATTTTTTATCAACAATTCCAAAATATTATTGAAACGCTTTAA
- the ppsA gene encoding pyruvate, water dikinase, with product MKYIKFFKELNNKDVPIVGGKNASIGEMFQELVPMGIKVPNGFAITSEAYWYLLDSAGIREKIKELLDGIDVTEIDVLNVRSKKIRDMIFGTPLPEDLRKEILEAYKILSEEYKMEEADVAVRSSATAEDLPDASFAGQQDTYLSVQGQTELIHYVKSCFASLFTDRAVSYRASRGFDHFKVALSVGVQKMVRSDKGSSGVMFSIDTETGFKDAVFITSSWGLGENVVGGTVNPDEFYVFKPSLELGKRPILKRQLGFKNIKMVYAAPGAKHPTKNIETTEEELKSFSLEDDEVLTLARYAMLIERHYSKEAGEYRPMDMEWAKDGNSGEIFIVQARPETVQSQKMKKQSNTFEKYFLKDKGDKEILLTGKAVGGKIGIGKIRVIDNISNMGELKQGEILVTDNTDPDWEPAMKKAAAVITNRGGRTCHAAIVAREIGVPAIVGAVGATEKLETGMEVTVSCAEGEDGFVYNGVYEYEVEKIDLSTLEQPKTKIYMNIGNPEKAFSFSMIPNNGVGLARMEFIINNYIKAHPLALIDLHNGNKEFDGVESVREIMSGYANPKDFFVKKIAEGVGMIASAFYPKPVIVRTSDFKSNEYCRMVGGKDYEPNEENPMIGYRGASRYYSEQYRQAFEWECEALAMARNEMGFSNMKIMIPFLRTPEEGRRVLDIMRKNGLVQGENGLEIYVMCELPVNVVLADEFLQLFDGFSIGSNDLTQLTLGVDRDGELVSHIFDERNPALLKMFKMAIESCKKHNKYCGICGQAPSDYPEIAEFLVENGITSISLNPDSMIETWDRIVQLEKKLGIS from the coding sequence ATGAAATACATCAAGTTTTTCAAAGAGCTAAACAATAAAGATGTCCCTATTGTTGGGGGAAAAAATGCAAGTATCGGAGAGATGTTTCAAGAGCTTGTGCCAATGGGAATCAAAGTTCCTAATGGTTTTGCGATTACAAGTGAGGCATATTGGTATTTGCTAGATAGTGCAGGGATTCGAGAGAAAATCAAAGAATTGCTTGATGGGATTGATGTAACAGAAATTGATGTATTAAATGTTCGCTCCAAAAAAATTCGCGATATGATTTTTGGCACACCATTGCCAGAAGATTTACGCAAAGAGATTTTAGAAGCCTATAAAATCTTGAGCGAAGAATACAAAATGGAAGAGGCTGATGTGGCAGTTAGAAGCTCTGCAACCGCGGAGGATTTGCCCGATGCGAGTTTTGCAGGACAACAAGACACTTATTTGAGTGTGCAAGGTCAAACGGAATTAATCCATTATGTAAAATCTTGCTTCGCTTCGCTTTTCACAGATAGAGCTGTGAGTTATCGTGCTTCAAGAGGATTTGACCATTTTAAAGTTGCCCTTTCTGTCGGAGTGCAAAAAATGGTGCGTTCAGATAAAGGAAGCTCCGGTGTTATGTTTAGTATTGATACAGAAACAGGCTTTAAAGACGCAGTTTTCATCACTTCTAGTTGGGGGCTTGGAGAAAATGTCGTGGGTGGAACCGTGAATCCTGACGAATTTTATGTCTTCAAGCCTTCTTTGGAGCTAGGAAAACGACCGATTCTAAAGCGTCAGTTAGGATTTAAAAATATTAAAATGGTGTATGCAGCCCCAGGCGCAAAACATCCAACCAAAAACATTGAAACCACTGAAGAAGAGCTTAAAAGCTTCTCGCTAGAAGATGATGAAGTGCTGACTCTAGCGCGGTATGCAATGTTGATTGAGAGACATTATTCTAAGGAAGCGGGTGAATATCGTCCAATGGATATGGAATGGGCAAAAGATGGAAATAGCGGAGAAATTTTCATCGTGCAAGCACGTCCCGAAACTGTGCAAAGCCAAAAGATGAAAAAACAAAGTAATACTTTTGAAAAATATTTCCTTAAAGATAAAGGCGACAAAGAGATTCTGCTAACTGGTAAAGCAGTAGGCGGCAAGATTGGAATCGGAAAAATTCGCGTGATTGATAATATCTCTAATATGGGCGAATTAAAACAAGGAGAGATTCTTGTAACCGATAATACAGACCCCGATTGGGAACCCGCAATGAAAAAAGCGGCAGCGGTAATTACGAATCGCGGGGGGCGCACTTGCCACGCTGCGATTGTCGCACGCGAAATTGGTGTGCCAGCAATTGTTGGGGCAGTGGGTGCAACAGAAAAGTTAGAAACAGGTATGGAAGTTACCGTCTCTTGTGCAGAAGGTGAAGATGGCTTTGTGTATAATGGCGTGTATGAGTATGAAGTAGAAAAAATTGACTTAAGCACATTAGAGCAACCAAAAACTAAAATCTATATGAATATCGGGAATCCTGAAAAAGCTTTTTCATTTTCTATGATTCCAAACAATGGTGTAGGGCTTGCTAGAATGGAATTTATTATTAACAATTACATCAAAGCACACCCTTTGGCATTGATTGACTTGCATAATGGCAATAAAGAATTTGATGGCGTAGAAAGCGTAAGAGAAATTATGTCGGGCTATGCAAATCCAAAAGACTTTTTTGTTAAAAAGATTGCAGAGGGCGTTGGAATGATTGCTTCTGCATTTTATCCAAAACCCGTCATTGTGCGCACAAGCGACTTTAAGTCCAACGAATATTGTCGTATGGTTGGTGGAAAAGATTATGAGCCTAACGAAGAGAATCCAATGATTGGTTATCGTGGAGCAAGTCGCTATTATTCTGAACAATACCGACAAGCGTTTGAATGGGAATGCGAAGCACTTGCTATGGCGCGAAATGAAATGGGATTTTCTAATATGAAAATTATGATTCCATTCCTAAGAACACCTGAAGAAGGGCGCAGAGTGCTTGATATTATGCGCAAAAATGGCTTGGTGCAAGGGGAAAATGGTTTGGAGATTTATGTGATGTGTGAATTGCCTGTCAATGTGGTTTTAGCGGACGAGTTTTTGCAGCTCTTTGATGGATTCTCTATCGGTTCTAACGACTTAACACAACTTACTTTAGGAGTGGATAGAGATGGTGAGTTAGTGAGCCATATTTTTGATGAACGCAATCCAGCATTATTAAAAATGTTTAAAATGGCAATTGAATCTTGTAAAAAACACAATAAATACTGCGGTATCTGCGGACAAGCCCCGAGCGATTATCCGGAAATTGCAGAATTTTTAGTAGAAAATGGCATTACTTCTATTTCTCTTAATCCTGATTCTATGATTGAAACTTGGGACAGAATTGTTCAGCTTGAAAAGAAACTCGGAATCTCTTAA
- the cas2 gene encoding CRISPR-associated endonuclease Cas2 produces the protein MEEKFMRVLVMFDMPTCSKKERKDYVRFRKNLIKDGFMMLQYSVYMRICKGVASANNYLDKVGLIVPPKGHIRALILTEKQFDNMRLLLGKRSENEKANAPRQLTLF, from the coding sequence ATGGAAGAAAAATTTATGAGAGTGTTAGTGATGTTTGATATGCCAACTTGTAGCAAAAAAGAGCGTAAAGATTATGTAAGATTCCGTAAGAATCTTATCAAAGATGGCTTTATGATGTTGCAATATAGCGTGTATATGAGAATCTGCAAAGGTGTGGCAAGTGCCAATAATTATTTAGATAAGGTGGGCTTGATTGTGCCACCCAAAGGACATATTAGGGCACTAATTCTTACCGAAAAGCAATTTGATAATATGCGATTATTGCTTGGCAAAAGAAGTGAGAATGAAAAAGCAAATGCACCAAGACAGCTTACGCTTTTTTAG
- the cas1 gene encoding type II CRISPR-associated endonuclease Cas1: MFDAAFRTLFLSTPARLSLEDKHLCIVQKDKESVKIPLVDILCVMLEFHQITLTNALLNAFAQYKIILFACDESHLPSGLFMPFLGHFRSFSVLQSQIALNRQRKAILWQQIVKAKINNQALLLKMLHKKESEELETLAKSVNLGDSSNNEAKAAAIYFKALFGKNFSRKVQIFEESKMGTINAALNYAYAIIRGVITRSLCVSGLNPALGINHKNQFNAFNLADDLMEPYRIFADSVVVQMVEVGELEESLSLQNRAKLVSILQSAVIVENKLYPLTRAGVVSAQSVVKCLEIENLKLKLPLFCEEKSNGRKIYESVSDV, translated from the coding sequence ATGTTTGATGCCGCATTTCGCACCTTATTTTTAAGCACACCCGCGCGATTAAGCCTAGAGGATAAACATCTTTGCATAGTCCAAAAAGACAAAGAAAGTGTAAAGATTCCGCTTGTAGATATTTTGTGTGTGATGTTAGAATTTCATCAAATCACGCTTACAAATGCGCTGCTTAATGCATTTGCACAATACAAAATTATCCTCTTTGCTTGCGATGAATCGCATTTGCCAAGTGGGCTATTTATGCCATTTTTGGGGCATTTTAGAAGCTTTAGTGTGTTGCAATCTCAAATAGCCTTAAACAGACAAAGAAAGGCGATTCTTTGGCAGCAAATAGTGAAGGCAAAAATTAACAATCAAGCCCTTTTACTAAAAATGCTGCATAAAAAAGAAAGTGAGGAATTAGAAACTTTAGCTAAAAGTGTGAATTTAGGAGATTCAAGCAATAACGAAGCTAAAGCCGCAGCAATTTATTTCAAAGCTCTTTTTGGTAAAAACTTCTCCCGCAAAGTGCAAATTTTTGAAGAGAGTAAAATGGGAACGATAAATGCTGCACTCAATTATGCTTATGCAATTATACGAGGAGTGATTACAAGAAGTCTTTGTGTGAGCGGACTAAATCCTGCACTTGGGATAAATCATAAAAATCAGTTTAATGCCTTTAATTTGGCAGATGATTTGATGGAACCTTATAGAATCTTTGCAGATTCTGTTGTCGTGCAGATGGTTGAAGTTGGGGAATTAGAGGAGAGCTTAAGTTTGCAAAATCGTGCGAAGCTGGTAAGTATTTTGCAGAGTGCGGTTATCGTAGAAAATAAGCTTTATCCACTTACTCGTGCAGGCGTTGTGAGTGCGCAAAGTGTAGTGAAATGCCTTGAGATAGAGAATCTTAAGCTCAAACTTCCGCTATTTTGCGAGGAAAAGAGTAATGGAAGAAAAATTTATGAGAGTGTTAGTGATGTTTGA